The following proteins come from a genomic window of Eretmochelys imbricata isolate rEreImb1 chromosome 11, rEreImb1.hap1, whole genome shotgun sequence:
- the ZNF804A gene encoding zinc finger protein 804A, whose amino-acid sequence MECYYIVISSTHLSNGHFRNIKGVFRGPLSKNGNKTLDYAEKENTIAKALEDLKANFYCELCDKQYYKHQEFDNHINSYDHAHKQRLKELKQREFARNVASKSRKDERKQEKALQRLHKLAELRKEAACAPGSGPMFKSTTVTVRDNFHEIPQSTIIDASNKQQNVNCTLMHNAQTAKDVTSSAFSASESAINNKSDTLKLGDQVQGVHGHKIGFSFAFPKKASVKLESSAAVFYEYNDETSSEHGISRRSRFVPGACNLQFPSATEIVLCSEEKQNYSHPLMEKCTDTAEASEVQESKQLSSKEKNIILENTVLVPADSHLKQPVSCDLDDYCVDVNSPALRDQSLSTVAISNQALPVESHSSERLGKKSPARDITDDCLPLQDITEENNKYINSDSSTTEAEIKKLGSDLHMSSNSEGESTALQNKQETHKRPCEPFVPVLSKHGLSVLQWPSEMLIYTNTEPSISYSCNPLCFDFRSSRASDCMEKTKHQSNVHHSHDKTESNQSLVLDDTDKSISECADYKTEINKNVCDQATSLITDVLLAKSCEPATNQDKMCLDASFRTGKTEKYHISKSHLRQDTRIDDKHSKVWNKETHKRWFHKNRKRKRRKLCHHHHEEIAKADTEISSTAEQKINYVNEDKHQHLQNTSGKCRDEIGSIWLATEQLQQSCQKLGIGNSDHKRTMSTSTNIHGDKGQCGTWNTKNSYDHCTDSEPLHRKYKASSHRQSKQLTLNSGRHNLMYSRTLCSCKVRRSSCSPDHKCLEKCTSQSQSIKRAYNFLTDEPERSHRKRRQHTYSCSSDESSCRQAFLSEAYLRQTSNLAAHCKPKRKRRRKRSRTHHIFVNKELRRNENHRPSRGNSTLNILGELLTQENIQQTKTQPIKDYTKNMAETTQLVENKLTLQSDGLLLSENNKSTECSTMQSSPSIFLEHFTHSSASVIEHSVLTTATPENKLEEEKKHENVRARESQAPYKVPSIDRNVEQTTRKPYLCQHEVAETIPQEKINEATSEWLRYNSGIINSPPPLSFKEAHINSHAFLTTEQILAPFTLPDQTLIFPPENHGKFKDLQCEAYQQLMQQNVLANKVKFAFPPTAIQPNPPLQPLPLQQPLCSTSVTTIHHTVLQQHAAAAAAASTFKVLQPHQPFLSQVPTLSRTPLPHLAVGPRLCPGTHTTFVAPPQLPLIPTSVLHPSHLAFPPLPHALFPSLLSPHPAVIPLQPLF is encoded by the exons agACTCAAGGAACtgaaacagagggagtttgctcGAAATGTAGCTTCCAAGTCAAGAAAAGATGAAAGGAAACAGGAAAAGGCCCTCCAACGTTTGCACAAGTTAGCTGAACTGAGGAAAGAGGCAGCATG tgctcCTGGGAGTGGTCCCATGTTCAAGTCCACTACAGTTACTGTGAGAGATAATTTCCATGAAATCCCACAAAGTACTATCATAGATGCTTCTAACAAACAACAAAATGTCAATTGTACATTAATGCACAATGCACAGACTGCGAAAGATGTTACTTCTAGTGCTTTTTCTGCTTCGGAAAGCGCAATTAATAACAAATCTGACACTCTCAAACTTGGGGATCAAGTACAAGGAGTCCATGGACATAAAATAGGATTCTCTTTTGCTTTTCCTAAGAAAGCATCAGTGAAGTTGGAGTCCTCAGCTGCTGTATTCTATGAATATAATGATGAAACATCCAGTGAACATGGAATTAGCAGAAGAAGTAGATTTGTTCCAGGAGCTTGTAATCTTCAGTTTCCATCAGCAACAGAAATAGTTTTGTGCTCTGAGGAGAAACAAAACTACAGTCACCCACTGATGGAAAAATGTACTGACACAGCAGAAGCTTCTGAAGTTCAGGAGTCAAAACAACTATCCAGTAAGGAGAAAAATATAATACTAGAGAATACAGTATTAGTTCCAGCCGATTCTCATTTGAAACAACCTGTGTCTTGCGATTTGGATGACTATTGTGTGGATGTCAATTCACCAGCATTACGAGATCAATCACTGTCCACAGTTGCCATTAGTAATCAGGCACTACCTGTAGAAAGTCATAGTTCTGAGAGGTTGGGGAAAAAATCCCCAGCTCGTGATATCACTGATGATTGCTTACCTTTGCAAGACATCACAGAGGAaaacaataaatacattaatagtGATTCATCCACAACTGAAGCAGAAATTAAAAAACTTGGCTCTGACCTACATATGTCATCAAATTCTGAAGGGGAGAGTACAGCCttacaaaacaaacaagagaCACATAAAAGACCTTGTGAACCATTTGTTCCTGTTCTGAGCAAGCATGGATTGTCTGTTCTTCAGTGGCCATCCGAAATGTTAATTTACACAAATACAGAACCATCCATTTCATATAGCTGTAATCCTTTATGTTTTGACTTCAGGTCATCACGAGCAAGTGACTGCATGGAGAAAACTAAACATCAGTCAAATGTACATCATTCTCATGACAAAACTGAGTCCAACCAGAGTCTTGTTTTAGATGACACAGATAAATCTATTTCAGAATGTGCTGATTACAAAAcagaaattaataaaaatgtgtgCGACCAAGCAACATCACTTATAACAGATGTTTTGTTAGCTAAAAGCTGTGAACCTGCAACAAATCAAGATAAAATGTGCTTGGATGCCTCTTTCAGGActggaaaaacagaaaaataccaCATTTCCAAAAGCCATTTACGACAGGACACCAGGATAGATGATAAACACAGCAAAGTCTGGAACAAAGAAACTCACAAAAGATGGTTTCAcaaaaataggaaaaggaaaaggagaaaattaTGTCATCACCATCATGAGGAAATAGCAAAAGCAGACACTGAAATTTCTTCAACAGCTGAACAGAAAATTAATTATGTCAATGAAGATAAACATCAGCACCTTCAAAATACTTCAGGGAAGTGCAGAGATGAAATAGGAAGCATATGGTTAGCTACAGAGCAGTTACAACAGTCATGTCAAAAACTTGGCATTGGAAACAGTGATCACAAAAGAACCATGTCCACATCAACAAACATACATGGTGACAAAGGCCAATGTGGGACCTGGAACACAAAAAATAGCTATGACCACTGCACTGACTCTGAACCTCTGCACAGAAAGTACAAAGCAAGCTCTCATAGGCAGTCAAAACAACTGACTTTGAATTCTGGAAGACATAACTTAATGTATTCTAGAACATTATGTAGCTGTAAGGTCAGAAGATCTAGCTGTAGCCCAGATCATAAATGTTTGGAAAAATGTACAAGTCAAAGCCAGTCCATCAAGAGAGCTTACAACTTTCTGACTGATGAACCTGAAAGATCCCATCGAAAGCGAAGACAACATACATATTCTTGTTCATCGGATGAAAGTTCATGTAGACAGGCATTTTTATCAGAAGCGTATCTCAGGCAAACAAGTAATTTAGCTGCACATTGTAAgcctaaaaggaaaaggaggagaaaaagatCTAGAACCCATCACATATTTGTCAACAAAGAACTAAGAAGAAATGAAAATCATAGACCTTCCAGAGGAAATTctacattaaatattttgggggaattgtTAACACAAGAAAATatacaacaaacaaaaactcaaCCCATAAAAGATTATACAAAAAATATGGCGGAAACAACACAGCTGGTAGAAAACAAGTTGACTCTACAATCTGATGGTTTACTTTTATCAGAAAATAACAAGTCAACAGAGTGTTCAACAATGCAGAGCTCTCCAAGTATATTTTTGGAGCACTTCACGCATTCCTCTGCTTCTGTTATTGAACATAGTGTTCTGACAACTGCAACACCAGAGAACAAgctagaagaagaaaagaaacatgaAAATGTAAGGGCTCGTGAAAGTCAAGCTCCTTATAAAGTGCCCAGTATTGATAGAAATGTGGAACAAACTACTCGCAAACCATATCTATGCCAACATGAAGTAGCAGAGACCATAccacaagaaaaaataaatgaggCAACCAGTGAATGGCTGCGGTATAATTCGGGCATAATTAACAGCCCTCCACCTTTGTCATTCAAAGAAGCACATATAAATAGTCATGCCTTTTTAACCACTGAACAGATACTTGCCCCATTTACGTTGCCTGATCAGACATTGATATTTCCCCCAGAAAACCATGGAAAATTCAAAGACTTGCAATGTGAGGCCTATCAGCAGCTCATGCAGCAAAATGTGCTGGCTAACAAGGTGAAGTTTGCCTTTCCACCCACTGCAATCCAACCTAATCCTCCTCTGCAGCCTTTGCCCTTGCAGCAGCCCTTATGTTCTACCTCTGTAACCACAATCCATCACACGGTTTTACAGCAGcatgctgccgctgctgctgcagCAAGTACATTTAAGGTTCTCCAGCCTCACCAACCGTTTCTTTCACAGGTCCCAACCCTTTCAAGAACACCTTTACCTCATCTCGCAGTAGGACCTAGACTTTGCCCAGGAACCCACACAACTTTTGTTGCTCCGCCACAACTGCCACTAATTCCAACTTCCGTCCTTCATCCGAGTCACCTGGCTTTCCCCCCATTACCTCATGCATTGTTTCCTTCGCTGCTTTCACCACACCCAGCTGTCATTCCATTGCAGCCCCTCTTCTAG